A stretch of the Flavobacterium aquiphilum genome encodes the following:
- a CDS encoding LolA family protein, translated as MRAIVGLLAALFIGFSTQAQDKKAKDLLDKVTAKVKSYENITIDFKYSLNNAKENINQDSKGSVVMKGNQFVLSFMGITKIFDGKKNYTINPEDEEITISKVDEKDESAITPSKMMTFFNTGYKFSMDITQNVAGKKVQYVKLTPTSAKDPRKEILVGIDTKTNNIHNVIEIAKKGTKTTLTVISFKTNQALPKNQFTFVASKYPNYYINKLD; from the coding sequence ATGAGAGCAATTGTAGGCCTTTTGGCAGCACTTTTCATTGGATTTTCGACTCAGGCACAAGATAAAAAAGCAAAAGATTTACTGGACAAAGTAACTGCCAAAGTAAAAAGTTACGAGAACATAACAATCGATTTTAAATATTCGCTAAACAATGCGAAAGAAAATATCAACCAAGACAGCAAAGGAAGTGTGGTGATGAAAGGCAATCAATTTGTATTGAGTTTTATGGGAATCACCAAGATTTTTGACGGTAAAAAGAACTACACCATCAATCCGGAAGATGAGGAAATTACTATCTCGAAAGTGGACGAAAAAGACGAATCGGCGATCACTCCTTCAAAAATGATGACTTTTTTCAATACCGGTTATAAATTTTCGATGGATATTACTCAAAATGTAGCCGGCAAAAAAGTCCAATATGTAAAACTGACCCCTACCAGTGCCAAAGATCCCCGAAAAGAAATTTTGGTGGGAATCGATACGAAAACAAACAATATTCACAATGTTATTGAGATTGCCAAAAAAGGTACTAAAACAACATTGACCGTTATTTCTTTTAAAACAAATCAGGCATTACCAAAAAATCAGTTTACCTTTGTTGCGAGTAAATATCCTAACTATTACATCAACAAATTAGACTAA
- a CDS encoding DUF6952 family protein — MKLPVIKHLTQFIEENDQDYIIETLEVLESMTEIASLKDEELDVIGELISNMYGALEVHKMIQQGTDKKEALNAFMKRVLGAIDK, encoded by the coding sequence ATGAAGTTACCCGTAATAAAACACCTTACCCAATTCATTGAGGAAAACGACCAGGATTACATAATCGAAACGCTGGAAGTATTGGAATCCATGACTGAAATCGCCTCTTTAAAAGACGAAGAACTAGATGTCATTGGCGAATTGATTTCGAACATGTACGGCGCACTTGAAGTTCACAAAATGATACAACAAGGAACCGATAAAAAAGAAGCCCTGAATGCCTTTATGAAAAGAGTTCTCGGAGCAATTGACAAATAA
- the tpx gene encoding thiol peroxidase — MATVTLKGNPIHTSGELPKVGSKLANFKLVKSDLSVADLSTFAGKKLVLNIFPSIDTGTCAASVRKFNETASKLENTSVLCISRDLPFAQQRFCGAEGLENVVNLSDFQEGTFGKDNGLDFIDGPLKGLHSRVIIVTDENGVVKHTEQVGEIVNEPNYEAALAAL; from the coding sequence ATGGCTACCGTAACATTAAAAGGAAACCCAATACACACTTCAGGAGAACTACCAAAAGTAGGATCAAAATTGGCAAATTTTAAATTAGTAAAAAGCGATTTATCTGTTGCTGATTTGAGCACTTTTGCTGGTAAAAAATTAGTTTTAAATATTTTCCCTAGCATCGATACAGGAACTTGTGCAGCGTCAGTTAGAAAATTCAACGAAACTGCAAGCAAATTAGAAAACACCAGTGTTTTGTGTATTTCCAGAGATTTACCGTTTGCACAACAACGTTTTTGTGGTGCTGAAGGGCTTGAAAATGTAGTAAACTTATCAGACTTTCAAGAAGGAACTTTTGGAAAAGACAATGGTTTGGATTTTATCGATGGCCCTTTGAAAGGACTACATTCAAGAGTTATCATAGTTACTGATGAAAACGGTGTTGTAAAACACACAGAACAAGTAGGCGAAATCGTAAACGAACCTAATTATGAAGCTGCTTTAGCTGCACTTTAA
- a CDS encoding diacylglycerol kinase family protein — MEFQKDNTLLTGRLKSVKFAFQGAVKLITTEHSVMVQFSIGILMTIAGIYFQITATEWLFQTLAIGLVMSIEGLNTAVEKIADFIHPNFHEKIGFIKDIAAGAVFFAALTAIAIGLIIYVPKFL, encoded by the coding sequence ATGGAATTTCAAAAAGACAACACATTGCTTACCGGCCGATTGAAAAGCGTAAAATTCGCTTTTCAAGGTGCCGTAAAATTAATTACTACCGAGCACAGCGTAATGGTCCAATTTTCAATTGGAATCCTGATGACAATTGCCGGTATTTATTTTCAAATCACAGCCACCGAATGGCTTTTTCAAACCCTGGCCATTGGTTTAGTCATGAGCATTGAAGGATTAAATACGGCTGTAGAAAAAATAGCCGATTTTATTCATCCCAATTTTCACGAAAAAATTGGTTTTATAAAAGATATTGCCGCTGGAGCAGTATTTTTTGCCGCACTAACAGCAATTGCAATTGGTCTGATTATTTATGTCCCAAAATTTTTATAG
- a CDS encoding thioredoxin family protein, which translates to MLIELNEDTLASLIAQNEKVVVQYSASWCGNCRIMKPKFKKLALDNDGISFVLVDAESFPESRKLANVSNLPTFATFVNGKLVNETQTNKQEVLIELVNEIV; encoded by the coding sequence ATGCTAATAGAATTAAACGAAGACACGTTAGCGTCTTTAATAGCGCAAAACGAAAAAGTGGTGGTTCAATACTCTGCCTCTTGGTGTGGGAATTGCCGAATCATGAAACCAAAATTTAAAAAACTGGCTTTAGACAATGACGGAATTTCATTTGTTTTGGTAGATGCCGAAAGTTTTCCGGAATCCAGAAAACTAGCCAACGTAAGCAACTTGCCTACATTTGCCACTTTCGTAAACGGAAAATTGGTAAACGAGACTCAAACTAACAAACAGGAAGTTTTGATCGAATTGGTGAACGAAATAGTTTAA
- a CDS encoding DNA translocase FtsK, translating to MAKSTKKESLDKKSELEATEKKSWGLSKQHKIVLGFLLVLFSIALLVAFVSFFIYGQIDQSALTELGDRKEVVQNWLGKFGAYLADLFIYRGFGIAAFLFVRLFFLTGMYLILSLSIKKLKGVWFWDLFAVIILSVLFGFFATSLPELGGTIGYELNLFAQDYIGKTGTLLVLVFCVLLYLIFKIQVSPEKVQSFFEKTKKEISEDMASAPILSTTENNESAYNLEEFAVEDEPEEEWDNIHLKTPTSQFEINKEALKPTISSASEINLEPTIKPTPIELEPIAPAKAKTEPQTEEAFVIEKAVEEDIIEDNLASRLVEDFGLFDPTLDLSNYKFPTIDLLKEYSTGGITINQEELEENKNKIVDTLRNYKIEIAQIKATVGPSVTLYEIVPEAGIRISKIKSLEDDIALSLSALGIRIIAPIPGKGTIGIEVPNKTPTMVSMRSAIGSAKFQEAEMELPIALGKTISNETFVVDLAKMPHLLMAGATGQGKSVGLNAVLTSLLYKKHPAEVKFVLVDPKKVELTLFNKIERHYLAKLPDTEDAIITDNAKVVTTLNSLCVEMDNRYSLLKDAMVRNIKEYNEKFKSRRLNPENGHRFLPYIVLVVDEFADLIMTAGKEVEVPIARLAQLARAIGIHLIIATQRPSVNVITGLIKANFPARIAFRVTSKIDSRTILDTQGADQLIGRGDLLYSNGNDVVRVQCAFVDTPEVEKITEFIGSQKAYATAYLLPEFIGEDNGVSLEMDISERDSLFREAAEVIVNAQQGSASLLQRKLKLGYNRAGRLIDQLEAAGIVGPFEGSKARNVNIQDMASLDQFFQNEG from the coding sequence ATGGCAAAATCTACAAAAAAAGAATCTTTAGATAAAAAAAGCGAATTAGAAGCTACAGAAAAAAAATCATGGGGACTCTCCAAACAACATAAAATTGTTTTGGGATTCCTTTTGGTATTATTCTCTATCGCTTTATTAGTCGCATTTGTCTCATTCTTTATCTATGGGCAAATTGACCAAAGCGCTCTTACAGAATTAGGAGACCGTAAAGAAGTAGTTCAAAACTGGTTAGGCAAATTTGGAGCTTATCTTGCCGATTTATTCATCTATCGTGGGTTTGGTATTGCTGCCTTTCTATTTGTGCGCTTATTTTTCCTGACTGGAATGTACCTAATTTTGAGTCTCTCGATAAAGAAACTAAAAGGAGTTTGGTTTTGGGATTTATTTGCTGTTATCATTTTATCAGTTCTGTTTGGTTTTTTTGCCACTTCACTACCTGAATTGGGAGGAACAATCGGTTATGAACTGAATTTATTTGCACAGGATTATATTGGAAAAACAGGAACGCTTTTGGTACTGGTTTTTTGTGTGCTCCTTTATTTGATTTTCAAAATACAGGTATCGCCGGAAAAAGTGCAATCCTTTTTTGAAAAAACAAAAAAAGAAATCAGTGAAGATATGGCTTCAGCACCAATATTATCAACAACTGAAAATAATGAAAGCGCTTATAACTTAGAAGAATTTGCTGTAGAAGACGAACCGGAAGAAGAATGGGACAACATCCACCTAAAAACACCTACTTCCCAATTTGAAATCAACAAAGAAGCCTTGAAACCAACTATTTCAAGTGCTTCCGAAATCAATTTGGAACCTACAATTAAACCAACTCCTATAGAACTTGAACCAATTGCACCAGCAAAAGCTAAAACAGAACCACAAACAGAAGAAGCTTTTGTAATTGAAAAAGCTGTAGAAGAAGACATTATTGAAGATAATTTAGCTTCTCGCTTGGTAGAAGATTTTGGGTTATTTGATCCTACTTTGGATTTGTCCAATTACAAATTCCCAACTATCGATTTATTAAAAGAGTATTCGACTGGAGGAATTACCATCAATCAAGAAGAACTCGAAGAAAACAAAAACAAAATTGTCGATACCCTTCGCAATTACAAAATAGAAATCGCTCAAATCAAAGCGACAGTAGGACCATCGGTAACTTTATATGAAATTGTTCCTGAAGCCGGAATCCGTATTTCTAAAATCAAGAGTTTGGAAGACGATATAGCCTTGTCATTATCGGCATTGGGAATTCGTATCATTGCCCCTATTCCAGGTAAAGGAACTATCGGTATCGAGGTTCCAAACAAGACTCCTACAATGGTTTCGATGCGAAGTGCCATTGGATCTGCTAAATTCCAGGAAGCCGAAATGGAATTGCCTATTGCTCTTGGAAAAACCATTTCGAACGAGACATTTGTGGTCGATTTGGCCAAAATGCCTCACTTATTGATGGCGGGAGCTACCGGACAAGGAAAATCGGTTGGTTTGAATGCTGTTTTAACTTCACTTTTATACAAAAAACATCCGGCCGAAGTAAAATTTGTATTGGTTGACCCTAAGAAAGTTGAACTTACGCTTTTCAATAAAATTGAAAGACATTACCTAGCCAAACTGCCGGATACCGAAGATGCTATCATCACCGATAATGCCAAGGTAGTAACGACTTTGAACTCACTTTGTGTGGAAATGGATAATCGTTATTCATTGCTTAAAGACGCGATGGTAAGAAACATCAAGGAATACAACGAAAAATTCAAAAGCCGAAGATTGAATCCGGAGAACGGACACCGATTCCTTCCCTATATCGTATTGGTTGTCGATGAGTTTGCCGATTTGATTATGACTGCCGGAAAAGAAGTTGAAGTTCCTATTGCCCGTTTGGCGCAATTGGCACGTGCCATTGGTATTCACTTGATTATTGCAACACAAAGACCATCGGTGAATGTAATTACAGGTTTGATCAAAGCCAACTTCCCAGCGAGAATTGCTTTTAGAGTAACCTCTAAAATCGATTCCAGAACCATTTTGGACACTCAGGGAGCTGATCAATTGATCGGACGCGGGGATTTATTATACTCGAATGGAAATGATGTTGTCCGCGTACAATGCGCCTTTGTGGACACTCCCGAAGTGGAAAAAATAACTGAATTTATTGGTTCGCAAAAAGCGTATGCCACGGCTTACCTTCTTCCTGAATTTATTGGAGAAGACAATGGAGTAAGTTTGGAAATGGATATATCTGAAAGGGACAGCTTGTTTAGGGAAGCAGCCGAAGTAATTGTAAATGCGCAACAAGGATCGGCTTCGTTATTACAACGAAAACTGAAATTGGGTTACAACAGAGCCGGAAGATTGATTGACCAACTCGAAGCTGCCGGAATTGTAGGTCCTTTTGAAGGAAGTAAAGCTAGAAACGTTAACATTCAAGATATGGCCAGCTTGGATCAGTTTTTTCAAAACGAAGGCTAA